In Methanobacterium sp., a single window of DNA contains:
- a CDS encoding glycosyltransferase family 1 protein — protein PIITLLRVKYGRYHNMGEVFKGAMVESDLDNLDKTVNEFLENLDKTKNRVSKYRKEVLESADKIAKIIVNEANQK, from the coding sequence ACCAATTATAACTCTTTTAAGGGTAAAATATGGCCGATATCACAACATGGGGGAAGTTTTTAAGGGTGCTATGGTTGAAAGTGATCTGGATAACTTAGATAAAACTGTAAATGAATTTTTAGAAAATTTAGATAAAACAAAAAATAGAGTTTCCAAATATAGGAAAGAAGTCCTTGAATCTGCCGATAAAATTGCAAAAATAATCGTTAATGAAGCAAATCAAAAATAA